In a single window of the Chromatiales bacterium 21-64-14 genome:
- a CDS encoding histidine--tRNA ligase encodes MSNTLQVVRGMHDLLPDESPRWARLEETVRRVLGAYGYQELRLPLLEKTELFRRSIGEVTDIVEKEMYSFEDRNGESLTLRPEGTAGCVRAGIQHGLFTHPGQRLWYSGAMFRHERPQKGRYRQFHQVGVEAYGMPGPDVDAELILVGARLWRSLGIRDVHLELNSLGGSAERAVYRERLVAYFEGRVGELDEDSRRRLHANPLRILDSKNPRMEAVIAGAPRLADCLSPECRAHFEALQAHLTEAEVPFVLNPRLVRGLDYYNRTVFEWITDRLGAQGTVCAGGRYDGLVEQLGGRATPAVGFAIGLERLVSLLPDDGPEGAVEDHPDVYLVVVGAAAARAGLLLAERLRDALPGLRLVTHCGGGSFKSQFKRADRSGARLALVLGDEEVRAGRVTVKPLREEGEQSVLSQSALADYLAKTLYTPGSTPGPVAP; translated from the coding sequence GCCGGACGAGAGCCCCCGATGGGCCCGTCTCGAAGAGACCGTGCGCCGGGTCTTGGGGGCCTACGGTTATCAGGAGTTGCGGCTTCCATTGCTGGAGAAAACGGAATTGTTCCGGCGCTCCATCGGGGAAGTCACCGATATTGTTGAGAAGGAGATGTACAGCTTCGAGGACCGCAACGGGGAGAGTCTCACGCTGCGCCCGGAGGGCACCGCCGGTTGCGTGCGCGCCGGCATCCAGCACGGCTTGTTTACCCACCCGGGCCAGCGTCTGTGGTACAGCGGCGCCATGTTCCGCCACGAACGGCCCCAGAAGGGACGTTACCGGCAGTTCCACCAAGTCGGTGTCGAGGCCTACGGAATGCCGGGCCCGGACGTCGACGCGGAGCTGATTCTCGTGGGCGCGCGTTTGTGGCGGAGCCTCGGTATCCGGGACGTGCACCTGGAACTCAACAGCCTGGGCGGCAGCGCCGAGCGTGCCGTGTACCGGGAGCGGCTGGTGGCCTATTTCGAGGGCCGGGTGGGCGAGCTGGACGAGGACAGCCGGCGCCGGCTGCACGCCAATCCGCTACGCATTCTGGACAGCAAGAACCCCCGGATGGAGGCGGTGATCGCCGGCGCACCGCGGCTCGCCGACTGCCTCTCCCCCGAGTGCCGCGCCCACTTCGAAGCGCTGCAGGCACATTTAACAGAGGCCGAGGTCCCCTTCGTTCTCAACCCGCGTCTGGTGCGTGGTCTGGATTACTACAACCGCACGGTATTCGAGTGGATTACCGACCGTCTGGGCGCCCAGGGTACCGTGTGCGCGGGCGGACGCTACGACGGTCTCGTTGAACAGCTTGGCGGACGCGCGACTCCAGCGGTGGGGTTCGCCATAGGGTTGGAACGGCTGGTGTCCCTGCTGCCGGACGACGGGCCGGAGGGTGCCGTGGAGGACCACCCCGACGTGTACCTGGTCGTGGTGGGCGCGGCCGCTGCGCGCGCGGGACTGCTGTTGGCCGAGCGGCTGCGGGATGCCTTGCCCGGGCTGCGTCTGGTGACGCACTGCGGGGGCGGCAGTTTCAAGAGTCAGTTCAAGCGCGCGGATCGCAGCGGCGCACGTCTGGCGCTGGTGCTTGGGGACGAAGAGGTCCGTGCCGGGCGGGTCACGGTGAAACCCTTGCGCGAGGAGGGCGAGCAGTCCGTTCTGTCCCAGTCGGCCCTGGCGGATTATCTCGCCAAAACCCTTTATACTCCCGGGTCGACGCCGGGGCCGGTCGCGCCTTAA